DNA sequence from the Timaviella obliquedivisa GSE-PSE-MK23-08B genome:
TGAACAAAGATTATGAACACCTTCCGCAGACCTCAGAGACTCTGATCTATCTGGCGATGATCCGGATTATGGTGAGGCGATTGGCGTAAAATCTGACTTGCCATAACTTTTCAAACATCCTCTAAGGAGTTGCGTGAAAATAAAACCTAGTGAGACGCATTGACTTTTCAGCCCCCTAAATCCCCCATTCTGGGGGACTTTGAAAGGTTCGGAAGTCCCCCAGAATGGGGGATTTAGGGGGCGATTCAGGGTGTTATTTAATTGCAACTCCTAAGTATCAATTGCCTGAGTAACAGCGATTGTTGAACCATCATTCAAGTCTTA
Encoded proteins:
- a CDS encoding transposase, with product NKDYEHLPQTSETLIYLAMIRIMVRRLA